The Sphingobacterium lactis sequence CGTATACTTTCTGCACGATTCATATCGCGCAGCGTACCGATAACCCTATAGCCTTTATTCAACAGGGCGATCGCTGTATGCGAGCCCAAAAATCCACTAATCCCAGTCAGCAGTACATTCTTATTGATGAAATTTTCCATGTCCTTATGTCTTGTTTACACAAAGAACAGGAATGGCCATTGGACGGCAATTACCATTTGGTAAAAAAACAAACTACTGTGCTTCGCCGAAAGTGATGAGATTGCTGTCGGGATCAAGAATGGAGAATTCTTTCTGTCCCCTATTTGTTTAGAACAAATTGACCTTCATAACTCATAACCCACACTAAAATTATTCGAGCTTACAATTTATACGTGAGATTGAGAAAAACCTAAAAGTTAGGCTAATAAATTCCTCAAGTAAACCAATTAGAGGTTAACAGAAATTTCAACAGCTTATTTATAAATAAAATTTTTAGGATGATTAAAAACAAAAAGTATATATTTATATCATTAACCATTAATAAAGTCACACCACCAATTATTGAAAAATTAAGTTGAATTTTTTGATTATAAAGGATAAACTATGAATAGACTTTTTCCTAAATTATTTGTATTTAGAATCCAAATTATTGTCTTTTTATTCATCAGTATTAAACAAAATACATGCTTAGCTCAAAATGTCATTTCAAAAGTTTACTATGAATTTGAGCATGTTGATGATAGAAACCAACCTGAAAATCCGCATAGAGAAGATCTTGTAGTTTACCTAACTCAAGAAGCCACAATTCAAAAAAATGTGACGACATTAGCTATACGGGAAGCCGTTAATGATTTTATATTTAATCCTAATAGACAAGTTAATTCAAATGGTGCTGCAGTATTAAATCTTCCAACCATACAAAAAAATATTTCAAAGTATGAGTATTATCATAACTTTAAAAACCGTCAAAGCTTTCTATTTAGTCATTTATTTGATACTTATTATGTCATTGAAGATGCATTCCCGGATTTAGCATGGGAACTTCTCGATGGCACAAAAAAAATAGGTGGATTCGATTGTCAATTAGCAAAATCAAATTTTGGAGGACGACTCTATTACGCATGGTTCACCACAGAAATACCCTACCCCTATGGTCCATGGAAACTACTTGGCTTGCCTGGATTAATCCTCGAAGCTTATGACGATAATAATGAGGTTTCCTGGAAATTCAACAAATTTGAATTAGTAGATAGTCAAAATGAGGAGCAGATTATATCTCCAAAAGACGGGATTATCACAACCAAAGAAAAATTCGAAAAAACTTTTAATTCGGTTAAAAAAAATCCTATTGCCGCCAGGAAAGCTGCCGTATCTTCCGCTAAAGCTTCAGGGGCATTTGGTTTAAAATTAGACAATTCAATCATTACAGAATATTCGGTTGGACACCAAAAAAGAGAGGGATTTAAAGAGAAAGTATTAAATAATCCGATTGAAATTGGTAAATAATTGATTTGATGATTTACTTGTTTCGGATTATTACAATTATATATCTTGTTTTCTGGAGCTTATCAATATTTCCTCAAGAAAAACATGCTATTTCAGGAACAGTTAAAACAAATGAGAATGAACCCATATCATTTGCTACAATATCGATCAAGCCTATTGAAACTAATAAAATTATTAGTTTCACAACTTCCGATAGTCAGGGAAAATTCAAACTAGTATTAGCACAAAACATCTCCTTAAATAAGTTAGAGCTCCTGATATCCCATATAAATTATGGAAAGAAGCTTATTGCTTTTGATCCCGAACTATTTGAATACGAAATCATTTTAGAAAAAGAAGCTAATCTGATAGATAGTGTCCATATTAAAAGATTTGCGAAAATAAACCAAAAAGGAGATACACTTCATTATAACGTTGAAGGTTTTTCAAAAATTGAAGATCGAAATATTGGCGATGTGTTAAAACGTATGCCTGGTTTTGAGGTAGCTGATAATGGAGAAATAAGGTTTAACAATAGGCCCATCTCAAATTTTTATATTGACGGAGATGACCTGTTGGGTGGAAAGTATGCCATAGGAAGTAAAACTATACCACATGATATTGTAAAAAACATTAATGTTTACACCAATCATGAGCATATAAAGGTGAATAAAGACAAATATAATTCAAATGAAGTAGCAATAAATTTAGAAATAAAAGAAGATGCCAAAACTAAATTAAATGGAATGACTAAAGTTGGTATTGGTACACCGGTAAAGTATGACATTGAAATCAATACACTTCTGCTTAACAAGAAGATAAAAATGTTAAACTCGCTAAAAGGAAATAATGTTGGTGATGATTTGACTTTAGCATTAACGGACTTATTAAGTGGCCCATCTGTACCAAGTAAGTTGGTTAGTTCTTCAACCGTTTCCTATCCTCCTATCCAGAGAAAACGCCATTTCATGAACAATTCAGGTATGTTTACGGCCAATAATTCACATCGCTTCAAAAACGATTTATTCGTAAGAAGTAATATAAATACGCACATTCAAAACAGGAGAACTGAATTTGAAGGAATTAATAATTTTTTCATAGTCAATGACACTGTAACGCTTAGAGAAAGTCAATTTGGAAATAACCTCGCTAAAGGATTGGGGGTGGATATTTATGCAGAAATGAATAAATTAAATTTTTACCTGAAAAATGACTTCAAATTTAGCACAGAAGTCGAAAATGATTTATCTGACATAAACAATTCAGTCACGACATTTAATCAAACACTGAGGAGTAATTCGCATTTAATTTCCAATAATTTGCACTACATTCCTAAGTTGAAAAATCAAAATATTCTTAGCGTTAATTGGCAGCTTACTAAAAAAAGAATGCCACAAGAAATATTATTTGACCCAAATATTTTTGAACCCATATTTTTTAATGAAATCTTATCGAATTCCCTAAATCAAAAATCAGGAAGGGATCTATTCTCTAATTCAGTAAATGCGGTTTATACTTTAAGAAATAAGAAAATACAACAGAATTATGGGGTAGAATTGGGTCATACCAGTCAACGCTTGTACTCAAAACTAAATAGCATTGATAGTTTAGGTATAGAAGCAAATTATCACGATGGGTTAGAAAATAATAATCTGAAATTAGGTGAATCAAATTTAAGCATCTATTCACGGTTTCGATACAAACACAAGAATTCGCAAGTAACGTTAAATATCCCTATTCGATATGCCTTTGTTAGGTATAAAGAAGAAAATCAACATAAAGAGGGAAACAAATCATTTTTGCTCATAGAGCCATATTTCGCCCTTGAACACCAAATTAATATTCAGGATAAAATAAATTTAAGCTATAATATAAAGCAGTCAATAAACGATATCAGGACTTTGTATCAGGGGCCTTTGATTCTTAATCATCGAACAATTCAACAAAATAGTGGATTTAAGATTTGGAGTCGTAAGACGCATAGCTTCTTGCTTGATTATTCGATAAAGCGGCCTCTAAAAATGGTATTTGCCAATATTGCGGGTAATTATTCTATTGCAAGCAGTGACATATTGAATACAGTTGTGTTTGAAAACAATGTTCAAAAGCATTTGCAAATTGATTACGCAAACCAAGTGAAATCTGCATCTGTGTATGCGAACATAAGTAAATACCTTTTTTCCTTGGCTTCAACAATATCCCTTAAGACCGGATGGAATGGTATAAAAATGGAAAATTTTTACAATAATGAATTATATCATTTTAGTAATGATAATTATACCTTGTCAACGTCTCTGGATTTTCAACTGTTTAAAGTTTTAGATGTGGCTCAAAAATTTGATTTAAATTATTTCAAAACAGAATCTCGTCCTCATTCAGCAAAAGATAAGATCACCAAATTTAATGCGAATCAAATCAAAAGTTCGACTAGTTTAACATTTTCAACCTCAAAAATATTTTATTTGAAAGCGTTAATTGAATCCATATACTTAAACCAAAAATCATCTGATGCCTTTAATTATTATTTCGTAGACTTTTCTGCCAACTGGAAATTCCCTAAATTAAGTTCAGAATTAGAATTAATTGTTAACAACATCTTTAATAAAAAAAATTATAATACTTTTTCCATTCATAATAACGGCTATATTCAGAATTCTTACCTAATTAACCCTAGAATTAGCATGATAAAATATGTATTCAATTTCTGATTGAACCAAGAATGTAGCCTTGTCTTGTTTACACAAAGAACAGGAATGGCCATTGGACGGCAATTACCATTTGGTAAAAAAACAAACTACTGCGCTTCGCCGAAAGTGATAAGATTGCTGTCGGGATCAAGAATGGAGAATTCTTTCTGTCCCCACGGTTTGACAGCGAGATTACCATTGGGATGGATCTTCACATCGCGGGTCAGAAAATCTTGATAGAGCTCATCGATCCGATCGGTGCGGATATACACCTGGCCATAGTTTTCCAACGGATCCAGCTCCTGAAACGAAAAGAAATGCAATTCCACATGGTCTTTCTTCAGGATAAGGTAACTTTCGAAATCTTCGCGTCCGGCCTCCGAAAAACCCAATTCGATGATGTAAAATGATTTTGTCGCCAGCTTATCCCGCATGGGTAGCTTTGGGCAAATTGATGTCAGCATAGTCTAAATCTTTACCAATAAAACGGGAAAATATAGAGAATGTTTTGCAACAGCTATCCCAAGACAAATAAATTGGAAACTGTCTCTTGTCTACCCAAAAGCTGATTAAGCATTTAAGATAAAAAAAATAGGATTTACCAGTAAATTTTCTATTAAATTAACGATAAACAAACCGTAAGTTAAAAAATCGCGTTATGAAATCAAGTATCAACGGAGAAATGCTGCACCTCCTTTTATTTTTAGCGCTGTGTGCTCCCCATTCACTATTTGCTCAATTCCGCCCAGCTATCGATATTCAAATAACACCCGGCGTGAGCGATGTCAGAAATTTTGGCTATGCCATGGATATTGATATTCATAATTTCGGAATGAGGACGTACGATGTTTCTTATGTGAATCATAATCAATCCTCATACATGATCAGTGCTGGTTTCGCCCTATCAGATCAGCTTTCGCGGCATAGCCACTTAGGGTGGCGGGCCGGATTGCACATTCGCAATGGAGGCTTTAATGTTTCCTCGGAACTTTTAAATTTAACAGGAGATTACAGACCCGATGACCTATTGACCCTACCGCCCTTCAATACCAGCAAACGCATCGATTATTGGTCCCTGCATGCACCCATTTCATTCACCTACCAACCTTTCGATAGACTTGGATTTTCATTAGGGCCCGATTTCTACTATCAATTGTCCGAAAACCCATCCTCTCCACGAACCTACGAAAACAGCAGGAATGGGTTATTGGGAAAGCACTTGGGAACATCATGGAACTACTACCCACAATACACCTATCCCTTTCAGGTTGGGGCACACATTGGCGCATTTATGCCGATCGGCAACAAGTTTATGGTCGAAGTGCAGGCGTTTACTGATATAACTCCACGCTTGACCATCCATAAGCTGAACGGCATCAGTTATCGTTTCAGGGAAATGGGAGCCCATATTACAGTTTCCTATCGACTAAATCCCAAACATTGATTGACGCAAAAAATCGTTCTCCCGACCCCTGCTCATCTACCTGTGTTAAAATTGATTCTCGAACATACTATGGTCCAAGAAATTGGCCGCACCAAAAGAAATAGGCACCCCATAATCTTTCAGGTCGAATTTCTTGCCCACGAATTGCAGGGCATCCAGCAACGGATTTACTGTGTTCTGCGTTGCCCCTTCATTGTTTCCGATCTTGATGACACGAAAGGTGCAATTCGCCAGGATACGCTGTTCCTTTTCGCTCAGTGGCTTCTGTGCTACCGCCTGATTAAATGCCGGACGAACCACCTCTGGAGCCAGTGCTGACTCAATGATGACGATCGCTTTCCTGCCATAGTTCAGGGAATTAATGTAGACCAGATCTTTCGCAGCTTCCTTATCCAATAAAGCCTGATTGACCTTAAATTGGCCAGTGGGTGGCAGGTCCATATCCACTGTGAAGGCTATCCGCTCCAGTTGGAGAACAAAGGCGGATTTTTGTTTACGTCTCTTTTCAGAGAGAGCAAACCAATTGGCCACATTGATCTGTTGCCCAAAATATATCGGTAGCTGATTGTAATCCTGCAGTTCCGTAATGCCAGCACTGAAGGATACTTCCTGTGTCCCTACGCCTCCATTTTTCTGCACGGCGGCTTGAATCGCTTGGTTCATGGACTCCGAGTTTGACCGAACCCCCATACTGCGCACACCGGGAATGCTGAAGCTGACCTGCAGCTCATCCTGGATGATATCCAGCCTGCGGTAGGTATCGGTATTGATCGACTGCTTATCCAAGACCGCACCCAGATACAACTGTTCTGGGGCCTTAGCCGTTATCACTGTTGCTTTTCCTTGGCTGAAGGCTTCCAAGCAGACCATCAGTACAACAGTTAAAACAAAAATTTTCTTCTTCATTCTGCCCATAACTATCCGTTTACTTATACAACAAACCATATGTTAACCAATACACTTCCATGGACGCGCTGGTCCTTAAGCTTTTATAACTCTCCAGATTGTAAACATGCCCCTTCGCGATATTGGTCATCGAAGGCTGTTCATTCCTTACGATGTAAAAGCTCAGGCTGGTCTTAAATTCGGTGTCCTTTCCGCGTTCGCCAAGTAATTCCCACTGATCATCGGCGGCCATCGAAATGTATAGCTTTCCTCCTTCCCATTTCGATTTGTAGGCCTCCGTAATCCCGCCGTGCTTCACCAAGAAAGCGGAATCTTTGGTCGCCTTGATCTCTAGGGGAAGTGCATACGCCTTATCTTTTCCGAAGTATTTCTCCACCTCCGTTTCCTTCAATTGGGAAACCTGCCCAGTAGGAGAAATATGCTGGAAATGATCGAACTTTAGTTGGTCGAGTTTTACAGCAAGTTCATATCGCGATTTCTCCGGATCAGGCGGACCTTCAGGGTCGATAATTTCATTCCCTGTTCCACAACGCCAGAAAATCAGCAAAAAACAACTTAGGACAGCAATACAGTTAAACTTCCTCATGGATAAAAATTATTCGTGAACTAGGTATTTCCGATTGGTTAGCGATAAAAAATACTGTTGATTCAACACAACGGAAATTTTTCTCTAAATGTAAACGATTATCTGTTAAAATACAACCAGAAAATATTGATTAAACATATTATTAACAAACAATTAACACATAACCAAACATATATCCATCCAACAAGGAAATATATTGGTGCAATTTAGCATAAACATACACACACGTACCATTTTAAGGCAAATACAACTTTCAAATTAGAATTACAATTATTTAAAGCAACATTGTTGCAATATAAATATATAATAATTAATTTTGTCCAAAATAACAATAATTACACATGAGATTATATATTAAGCCCCTTTCTCCGCTTTTCTGCGCAACTTTAATCCTTTATTTATTTTTATCATCCTGCAAGAAAACAGAACATGTACCACAGGTGGATCTGGTTATACCTACGGATCTATCCATACCCTACGGAAATGATACGACCATCCATATCTCCTCCCCCACTGGCAATTCGGATAAGATCACGTATTCCCTAGCCTTTGATGAAGCGACCAAGAACATTAAACTTCACAATGGGAACCTGCTGCAAACGTTGGAAAAGGCCGTGACCCTACATCAGGAAAAGGGCGACCTAAAGATCCAGACCGGCCTGCTCTTTCCAAATGGGGCTACATCCGTTAGTTCCGACGTCATTATTCCGGAGATTTATAGGGTGAAGGTGATTGCAAAAAGCAATACCGGAAATATCCTCAAGGAGGAGGACCTTTCATTCAAGATCCTGCCCGGAAAGATTACCTTCCAGGATGTGGATCAGACCTCAGCGAATGCCTTTACCTACCGGCTGTTCAGCAATAAGGAAACCTTTATTGCTTTGGATTCAACTGTCAAAATACCTGAAGGCAGCCAGCTGCAACTTCCGAAATCCGCCGCAAGTACAGGTATCAAAATCTCGGACAACCAACTCGTATTTCCGAGCAGCACGGGCAACTTGAGCAACTTGGAAGAAAAGAGTTACACGGTGGAACCTGCCTTGATCAAGGATGGATTCCCCGTTGCGAGCCGCAAATTAAAGGTGACCTTCATTCCACAGATCAAATTCTTCTATGGCTCCTATTACCCGGAATACGACATCACCGTGAAGACACCCCTATTGAATATTTCCCTATACGGAGGATTCCAGAGCCAGAAACCCGTGTTTTATCCGGAGAAATACCGTTCATCGTTCTCCATTGTTAAGATCGAAAAGGATGGCGAGCCATTCGAGGATACGGACAAGCTATTCGCCATAAAGGCCGACCTTGGCATTATTACCGTCAAAACCAACAAAACACTGCAAGCTGGTCAATATAAGATCTACACGAAGGCCGTGTTAACAACAGGCATGGTGCTTTTCACGGACCTGACCTTAGCGATGAAAGAAGGCGATTAAAATAAACGGCCACTACTAACGAATCGTTCTTTAAAATCCCATTGATCATGCAGAAACTGAAATGCATCCTGTTGCTTACAGGATGCTTTGCTCTCCCCCTACTTTCCCGATCCCAGGAACGCAGCGCCAAGGACAGTCTGGCGAACCTTAAAATTGAAGGCATCGACATCCTGGGCCATCGGCTTTTACGAAGCAACCTGGTAAAAATCGACCACAGGACCCTCCAGGATATCCAAGCCCACACACTGGGCGAAACTGTCAGCCATATTTCCGGCGTGCAGAACAGTTATTTCGGTCCCTTTGCCGGCGCTCCCGTCATCCGGAGCCTCAGCGGAAACCGTATCAAGGTCATGAGCAATGGCCTGGGCATCAACGACCTTTCGGGCAACAGTCCCAATTTCAACATGGGCATCGATATGGACAATGTCGAAAGCATTACGGTGCATAAGGGATCCGCCGCGGTTCTGTATGGCGGCAGGGCCATTGGTGGGGCTTTGAATGTGGAAGGCCGCACCATTCCCAAGAAAATGGACTCGGTTGCCTTCAATGCACGCGTACAGCTGGAAGGCAGCACCAACAATGGCTTTAAGCAGGCCTTCCAAGCGCAGGGCAACAATAAAAAAAATTGGGCCTGGCATGTTTCAGGATCGCACATGAAGATCGACAAGATCCGAATCCCCGGGAATACCAAACCTGACTTTGTGTATGATCCGAAGGTTATCGCTTTTGACAGTTTCCTACAAGGAATGGCCCAGTTGCATGTGGATGCCGGGCACAAGCTCAATACCACCATATTCCCCTACCTCAGTCAATATGTGCTCGATCAGTTTGCCCAGGGAAATACCGACTTAAGTGAAGAAGATAAATACACGTTCAAGGAAACGTATTACGACCGAGAGGATCAGATGGAAAAGCCAAACCCAAGGAACGATGCCTTTATTCCAGGGCAGGACCCGGAAAAGGACCGCAGCATTGCCTACGTCAATAGCATTGCGGATTATGTAAAACCGGAGAAGGGATTGATTCCGAATAGCCATGCCCAGCAATACACGTTCCAAGCAGGAACAAGCTACATCCGGAAGGATTTCTTCCTCGGCGTGGGTTATGAAACCCAATTCAGCAAATACGGGATCCCCGGCTATTGGACCTTCCATACCCCGCAGCACAACCATGGCCATGCCGGACATACCCATCCGGTGACCTATCTGCCGATCAACATGAAGAGCATTTCCAACCGACTGAAACTGGCTTCCCAGTATCAGGTGGATCAGCTTGGCCTATCCAGCATCAAACTGGATTACAGCGGTCAATTTGGAAGCGATCGGGAGTTGTTGGACATCTATCAGGCCAACACATTTGAGACCAAGCGGCATGCCCTGCGGATGGAGATCGAGCAGCAACCTTTCCATATCCTGAGCGGAACGACCGGAGTCGACTTCGCACAAGCGGATATCTCCGGCAAGGGTGGACTTCGGTATATGCCCAATTCCCTGAGTCGGGAACTGGGACTCTTCACCATGCAGAAACTGACCTACCAATTCGCTACGCTGGCCTTGGGCTACCGCCATGATCAGGTAAAACGAAAAGCATTTCCCGACGCGGCCTATCAAACGGGACGCGGCATGGCCGGCGGGGAATTCAGGGAGCGTGATTTCCACCTGAATCAATTCAGTGGAAGCCTGAAATTCAACATCACGGACATCGCCTTCCTGGAAGGACATTTCAACCATTCGGAACGGGCGCCCGAGGTAAACGAACTCTATTCGGGCAACAACCACTTCGCCATCCTCATTGAAGAGAACGGGGACGACCGACTGAACAAGGAAACAGCAAACGGCATCGAACTGAATGGCGGCCTCAACCTGAAGAACCTCAAGATTTCACTGGGCTGGTACAACACCCACTACAATGATTACCTGTACCTCGCCCACACCGGCATCTCCAGGGGCATGAATTTTATCGTGAAGGAATGGCGCGCCGCAGATACGGAAGTGCAGGGTTTCGAGGGAGACGCCAGTTATATACTTCGATTCGGCGATAAGAGGTCATGGGAGTTTGGCGGTTATTTCGACCTGGTAAAGAATGAAAACCGTTCGGAGGATGAGATGCGGGACCATTATGACGGTGCCTACATGCCGAATATGCCAACCAGCAGATTCGGTCTATCCAGCAAGGTGAACTACGGAGCCATCTATTTTTATGTGGCATTGGATCGATACCTGGAACAACGGTTTCTGGGCAAGAATTTAAGCGTCGAACCAGCCATGCCGGCCTATTCCCTGTTAAGTGCCAGAATAAGTTACTCCGGCAAGCTCATGAAACAAAAGGTGGAATACCATATCGCAGGGAATAACCTGCTCAATCAGGAAGCCAGACCGCAAAATTCCTGGTTGAAATATGTTTCTCCATTGCCGGGAGCAAATATCAGTTTCGGTGTCAATGTGCTATTGTAGGAGCTGGTGCGCAAGCGAATTTACGCTTAGCCAAGAGCCGTTGGATCCAGGTCATGCGAACAGAATCGGCAACAATTTATCGGGATATAATTAGATCCCCCATACCATCCCTTGGATGGCTTATCATACAGGTGCAACCTGCACAGGGGTTGCAACTGTATGAATATATCAATTGGCGAACACCGCAATAGACCAAGCCCAGTTCCAAAAACAGGATATAATCATTCTGATGTGCCCATTAAAATGATGATTGAAAAGATGCCATGTTGTATGCTCAATTTCTGCTGAAATCCTGTTGAAATCCTGTTGAAATCCTACTGAAAATACCCCATCCCACCTATTTGGCCAATAACTCGAAAAACCTTCATATTGGGTACGGATACGTAGCCTTTCACCCGTTTTTTGCATTTTTCACAAAATCGGGCTTCATCTATCCATAGACATAGATTTTCGGTTTTATCGGCCACAAATACCTATTACCTTGGTGTGGACCTTGTCTAAGGTGAGTCCGAGGTGAGAGCGTACTGAGAGCGTGGTGAGAGCGTGCCTATAGCACGTGTCCAGTACGGCTACACCTCGAACGCACCTCGGACGGGACTCGAACAAAGTCCACGAGTGGGTTAAGCTGGTTTTGGCAGCATTCGGCAATAATCAAAATGAAAAAAATGGGATGGGTTTGATGAAAAATTAATAATACAAGAGCGTGTGGACGTTTTTAGAATATCAAGTAATGCGCAAATTCGCTAAGGAATTATCAAAATTTGGCGAGGAGTAGATGTTTTTAACTTATTGGTTTTCAGGTGATTTAAAGATAGGGATTATTTTGTTTAATAGGGTGAAAATAATGAAAATTTCAGGGGTAGAAATGAAGGGGTAGGGTTGATTATTCTATTAAGTTGGTTTCAAACATCACATAACAGGAAACATATTCAGTGGCCTAGATATGCAGAGGGTTGCAACTTAGTCGTCACACCGCAATTTTGCCAATGCAAAGTTAGCAGATGGCTTATTGATCCTTTATCTGTTGCATTTTTTCAAATTTTGCAATCAATTTGTGGACCAATAATAGGTTTAATATCACGATTACGAAACCTATTACTCCCCATAATATTTTATCACTTAGTTCTAATAATTTGGATTCATTTAATTTTTCAAGAGTGTAGAAGCAATATGGCAAAACCAAAAATGAAGTAACTATTGATGGTATGTATTTCCGGTAAATTATCCATTGAATAATATGAATTATGATATGTATGAAAAATCCAATAAATATT is a genomic window containing:
- a CDS encoding GLPGLI family protein, with the protein product MNRLFPKLFVFRIQIIVFLFISIKQNTCLAQNVISKVYYEFEHVDDRNQPENPHREDLVVYLTQEATIQKNVTTLAIREAVNDFIFNPNRQVNSNGAAVLNLPTIQKNISKYEYYHNFKNRQSFLFSHLFDTYYVIEDAFPDLAWELLDGTKKIGGFDCQLAKSNFGGRLYYAWFTTEIPYPYGPWKLLGLPGLILEAYDDNNEVSWKFNKFELVDSQNEEQIISPKDGIITTKEKFEKTFNSVKKNPIAARKAAVSSAKASGAFGLKLDNSIITEYSVGHQKREGFKEKVLNNPIEIGK
- a CDS encoding HXXEE domain-containing protein, coding for MELKILVLIFPIIFMIHDFEEIIFFKKWILRNENELTRRFPKIANKFLPHFKNISTSSFALGVAEEFLIVSIISVFAIMNEDFKLWYGIFIGFFIHIIIHIIQWIIYRKYIPSIVTSFLVLPYCFYTLEKLNESKLLELSDKILWGVIGFVIVILNLLLVHKLIAKFEKMQQIKDQ
- a CDS encoding thiol-activated cytolysin family protein, with the translated sequence MKKKIFVLTVVLMVCLEAFSQGKATVITAKAPEQLYLGAVLDKQSINTDTYRRLDIIQDELQVSFSIPGVRSMGVRSNSESMNQAIQAAVQKNGGVGTQEVSFSAGITELQDYNQLPIYFGQQINVANWFALSEKRRKQKSAFVLQLERIAFTVDMDLPPTGQFKVNQALLDKEAAKDLVYINSLNYGRKAIVIIESALAPEVVRPAFNQAVAQKPLSEKEQRILANCTFRVIKIGNNEGATQNTVNPLLDALQFVGKKFDLKDYGVPISFGAANFLDHSMFENQF
- a CDS encoding outer membrane beta-barrel protein, translated to MKSSINGEMLHLLLFLALCAPHSLFAQFRPAIDIQITPGVSDVRNFGYAMDIDIHNFGMRTYDVSYVNHNQSSYMISAGFALSDQLSRHSHLGWRAGLHIRNGGFNVSSELLNLTGDYRPDDLLTLPPFNTSKRIDYWSLHAPISFTYQPFDRLGFSLGPDFYYQLSENPSSPRTYENSRNGLLGKHLGTSWNYYPQYTYPFQVGAHIGAFMPIGNKFMVEVQAFTDITPRLTIHKLNGISYRFREMGAHITVSYRLNPKH
- a CDS encoding bleomycin resistance protein, with the protein product MLTSICPKLPMRDKLATKSFYIIELGFSEAGREDFESYLILKKDHVELHFFSFQELDPLENYGQVYIRTDRIDELYQDFLTRDVKIHPNGNLAVKPWGQKEFSILDPDSNLITFGEAQ
- a CDS encoding TonB-dependent receptor yields the protein MQKLKCILLLTGCFALPLLSRSQERSAKDSLANLKIEGIDILGHRLLRSNLVKIDHRTLQDIQAHTLGETVSHISGVQNSYFGPFAGAPVIRSLSGNRIKVMSNGLGINDLSGNSPNFNMGIDMDNVESITVHKGSAAVLYGGRAIGGALNVEGRTIPKKMDSVAFNARVQLEGSTNNGFKQAFQAQGNNKKNWAWHVSGSHMKIDKIRIPGNTKPDFVYDPKVIAFDSFLQGMAQLHVDAGHKLNTTIFPYLSQYVLDQFAQGNTDLSEEDKYTFKETYYDREDQMEKPNPRNDAFIPGQDPEKDRSIAYVNSIADYVKPEKGLIPNSHAQQYTFQAGTSYIRKDFFLGVGYETQFSKYGIPGYWTFHTPQHNHGHAGHTHPVTYLPINMKSISNRLKLASQYQVDQLGLSSIKLDYSGQFGSDRELLDIYQANTFETKRHALRMEIEQQPFHILSGTTGVDFAQADISGKGGLRYMPNSLSRELGLFTMQKLTYQFATLALGYRHDQVKRKAFPDAAYQTGRGMAGGEFRERDFHLNQFSGSLKFNITDIAFLEGHFNHSERAPEVNELYSGNNHFAILIEENGDDRLNKETANGIELNGGLNLKNLKISLGWYNTHYNDYLYLAHTGISRGMNFIVKEWRAADTEVQGFEGDASYILRFGDKRSWEFGGYFDLVKNENRSEDEMRDHYDGAYMPNMPTSRFGLSSKVNYGAIYFYVALDRYLEQRFLGKNLSVEPAMPAYSLLSARISYSGKLMKQKVEYHIAGNNLLNQEARPQNSWLKYVSPLPGANISFGVNVLL